In the Chroicocephalus ridibundus chromosome 15, bChrRid1.1, whole genome shotgun sequence genome, one interval contains:
- the LOC134523905 gene encoding adenylate cyclase type 10-like has translation MCDHKGIFNTSGRKYQRYYKNNDSLWCETENSALKTLLDSLSQQMKVSFLSDLTQTLHCFTALTEKFVQRSGVDRGTDELAQTLNEYLCDILEEFLIFGGDILKFAGDAVLVLWRTPPQEVARTISLVLHCSRQIQKKYGRRDTDVGQKIQLKIGISAGTMSLPVFGDESWQHFCIFGPCLAEVRDAEEVAGAGEVVLSATCWELCEQHRLRTKHLAGTRAVQAGGWDGLESHSEGLGLAMKEGSVTGMDPMPWSECQDALRKLVQDPVRHRSKREGAMRPALLLPSDLNAKDVLRKYIPVAALGKLDAGLPMDLLSELRPVTCIFVQLQLAAGTSSEHLSTVLKEASRVMLEILSPHKGHINKVLLCDKGCTFLCVLGLPGNKLPCESIHALQSALEIFNSCSTMLKERETMSVAVTRGTMFCGVTGHPLRHEYTVLGQKVNLAARMMVHYPGLVSCDAVTYAASRLPASYFKELPEREMKGLSQPGPVYQYVGVTEESIFGVGLTKKRSEYVPLLGRKQETDLFVSCLNAYRDSGQRNILAVEGTMGCGKSHLLSELASLGQDAGHSVVALELLEIDMRQPFSAIRMLMARALGLQDCESRGDRQRVLKTKLQGTIEESSYCLLNDIFCVKFPISDNDREMDETQRKLELHSTRLKVLEKTLTGDFGIFVIDNAHFIDPDSWFIMSPMLQTISLFMVMSLAPGYEITESFRKAAADNAMSQKITYLHLDKLKASVVMQKVCNDLGVVSIPRDLVRFLIRTSSGIPYYCEELLRCLRANDMLQFCTRRQSGKAKDNWESLIIEASSLAATWSSDAGNDGRVCLLRPGVTLENTALPIPLKEIALTQLDRMQPLTRMVVKFAAIIGPVFTTQLLSHILPTGLRTHMNSSLDELVSDNILKRLKNTEVPEDVQDPTEGPATSSQVESGVQRPSPSTRTEEQQPGVLAFCVPLLQKAAYELWPERQRVALHGKCAAFLEQHAHKCRSCGQGEFVAFHHFAVTSSQDGGSCRDPADGGDSCSWEALVLAGEELKRDRTHATGGTLCTVLHSPGPPGAQGCMLGIGWEEVCRGRAQALRTTTADFAQHVGTLARVLEAQWESESSSSPGAGEEVSNPLFSLQMPQSSRLSRRRKLEGEQTTELPDETDRQHNGTHWCECRAIVESVLVPLARHYVAMGDADRAFYYLLECAAAYLHVSNSYMALMKLNEAEVLRKMKATAIACFEEATFFSLKGEVCWCMQRLQLAETMMREALSLLRRNFPETSPGAFVKAQVEKLPCVAYVRAACLLQKGRMKRLAWLLQQSCCLSLLERLFSLEGTSSGWRFSRLAARMKANTDRALDSCADAVVEAVADTDTAADALAETRCRQNRSAESIADALADRGSVADAGTISEEGIFGDAGADADKIEDGNADGDHVAGAVAER, from the exons ATGTGTGACCACAAAGGAATATTTAATACCTCTGGGAGAAAATACCAGAGATATTATAAGAATAATGACAGTTTATGGTGTGAAACGGAGAATTCTGCCCTGAAAACGCTTCTTGACAGCCTTTCTCAGCAGATGAAGGTTTCTTTCTTGTCCGATCTCACCCAGACGTTGCATT GTTTCACTGCGTTGACCGAGAAATTCGTGCAGAGGAGCGGCGTGGACAGAGGCACTGATGAGCTGGCGCAAACGCTCAATGAGTACCTGTGTGACATTTTGGAGG AGTTCCTGATTTTTGGAGGAGACATCTTGAAGTTTGCTG gagatgctgtgctggtgctgtggagAACACCACCCCAGGAGGTGGCCAGGaccatcagcctggtgctgcacTGTAGCCGGCAGATCCAGAAGAAGTACGGAAGGCGTGACACAGATGTGGGGCAGAAGATCCAACTGAAGATAG ggatctCTGCAGGGACCATGAGCCTCCCGGTTTTCGGAGATGAGAGCTggcaacacttctgcatttttggcCCGTGCCTGGCTGAAGTTCGTGACGCCGAAGAGGTTGCGGGTGCAGGTGAAGTTGTCCTCTCGGCCAcctgctgggagctctgtgaGCAGCACCGGCTGAGGACCAAGCATCTCGCAGGCACAAGAGCTGTGCAGGCAGGTGGATGGGATGGCCTCGAGAGCCATTCTGAGGGCCTGGGCCTGGCCATGAAGGAGGGAAGT GTGACGGGCATGGATCCGATGCCTTGGTCCGAATGCCAAGACGCCTTACGCAAGCTCGTACAAGACCCAGTGAGACACCGCTCAAAAAGGGAAG gtGCCATGAGGCCTGCTCTTCTCTTGCCCAGTGACCTGAACGCCAAGGATGTGCTTAGGAAGTACATACCAGTCGCTGCTCTCGGGAAG CTCGATGCAGGACTGCCCATGGATCTCCTCTCTGAGCTACGGCCAGTCACCTGCATCTTTGTccagctgcagcttgctgcaggtACCAGCTCGGAGCATCTCAGCACCGTCCTCAAGGAGGCCAGCAGGGTGATGCTAGAAATCCTCTCTCCTCACAAGGGCCACATCAACAAAGTCCTCCTGTGTGATAAA ggctgcacGTTCCTCTGCGTGCTGGGACTCCCTGGAAACAAGCTGCCCTGCGAGAGCATTCAcgccctgcagagtgctctggaGATCTTCAACTCGTGCTCCACCATGCTCAAGGAAAGAGA gaCAATGTCTGTGGCAGTTACCAGAGGGACGATGTTCTGCGGAGTCACTGGCCACCCGCTGAGACATGAATACACAG TCCTTGGCCAGAAGGTGAACTTGGCTGCCCGGATGATGGTGCActaccctgggctggtgtcctgtGATGCAGTGACTTACGCCGCCTCCCGGCTGCCCGCTTCCTACTTCAAGGAGCTGccggagagagagatgaaaggcCTCAGCCAGCCTGGCCCTGTCTATCAATACGTGGGGGTCACTGAGGAGAG CATCTTTGGCGTGGGTCTTACCAAGAAGAGGTCGGAGTACGTCCCCTTGCTGG GTCGGAAGCAGGAGACTGACCTCTTTGTCAGCTGCTTGAACGCCTATAGGGATTCAGGCCAAAGGAACATCCTGGCGGTTGAGGGCACGATGGGCTGTGGAAAGAGCCACTTACTTTCTGAACTGGCCTCTCtaggccaggatgctggccaCAG CGTGGTTGCCCTGGAACTGCTGGAGATCGACATGAGGCAGCCCTTCTCTGCCATCCGCATGCTGATGGCCAGGGCCCTGGGCCTCCAGGACTGTGAATCGCGCGGCGACAGGCAGCGCGTGCTGAAGACAAAGCTGCAAGGGACAATCGAAGAGAGCAGCTACTGCCTCCTCAATGACATTTTCTGCGTCAAG TTTCCCATTTCGGACAACGATCGCGAGATGGATGAAACTCAAAGAAAACTGGAATTGCACTCGACTCGGCTGAAAGTGCTGGAGAAG acCCTTACAGGAGATTTTGGCATATTTGTCATCGACAATGCCCATTTCATCGACCCTGACTCCTGGTTCATCATGTCACCCATGCTCCAAACAATCTCCCTCTTCATGGTCATGAGCTTAGCCCCGGGCTACGAGATAACAGAGAGCTTCCGCAAAGCCGCAGCAGACAACGCCATGTCCCAGAAAATCACTTATCTTCATCTGGACAAGCTGAAAGCTTCAGTTGTGATGCAGAAAGTCTGCAATGACCTCGGAGTggtcagcatccccagggatctGGTGAG GTTCCTGATCCGAACCAGCTCAGGGATCCCATATTACtgcgaggagctgctgcgctgccttcGTGCCAACGACATGCTCCAGTTCTGCACCCGGaggcagtctggaaaagcaaaggacaactgGGAGAGCCTGATCA TCGAGGCTTCATCCCTCGCAGCAACCTGGAGCTCCGACGCGGGGAATGACGGCAGGGTCTGCCTCCTCAGGCCAGGCGTGACCCTGGAGAACACCGCGCTGCCCATCCCCTTGAAAG AGATTGCGCTGACTCAGCTGGATCGGATGCAGCCGCTGACGCGGATGGTTGTGAAGTTTGCAGCCATCATCGGGCCGGTGTTTACCACCCAGCTCCTGTCGCACATCCTTCCCACTGGCCTCAGGACCCATATGAATTCCTCGTTGGACGAGCTGGTGAGCGACAACATCCTGAAGcggctgaaaaacacagaggtgCCAGAAGATGTGCAAGATCCTACCGAGGGGCCAGCCACCTCTTCGCAGGTGGAGAGCG GTGTGCAGAGGCCCTCTCCCAGCACGAGGaccgaggagcagcagcctggcgtCCTGGCCTTCTGCgtcccactgctgcagaaggctgCGTACGAGCTGTGGCCCGAGAGGCAGCGAGTCGCCTTGCACGGCAAGTGTGCCGCCTTCCTGGAGCAGCACGCGCACaaatgcaggagctgcggccaaGGGGAGTTTGTCGCCTTCCACCACTTCGCCGtcaccagcagccaggatggAGGCAGCTGTCGGGACCCTGCCGACGGAGGCGACTCATGCAGCTGGGAGGCCTTGGTgctggctggagaagagctgaagcGGGATAGGACCCACGCCACTGGGGGTACGCTGTGCACCGTGCTCCACAGCCCGGGCCCTCCAGGAGCCCAGGGGTGTATGCTGGGGATCGGCTGGGAGGAGGTCTGCCGGGGACGAGCCCAGGCGCTGAGGACAACCACCGCAGACTTTGCTCAGCATGTCGGCACCCTCGCAAGGGTCCTTGAAGCCCAGTGGGAGAGCGagagcagctcttcccctgggGCAGGCGAGGAGGTGTCTAAccccctgttttctttgcagatgccACAGAGCAGCAGGCTTTCACGGAGGAGGAAACTGG agggcgAACAGACAACTGAGCTGCCCGACGAGACCGACAGGCAGCACAACGGCACACACTGGTGTGAATGCCGAGCCATCGTGGAATCGGTGCTTGTGCCTTTGGCTCGCCACTACGTGGCAATGGGCGATGCCGACCGAGCCTTTTACTACCTTCTGGAGTGTGCTGCTGCCTACCTGCACGTCTCCAACAGCTACATG GCCCTCATGAAACTGAACGAAGCGGAGGTCCTGAGGAAGATGAAAGCCACTGCGATAGCCTGCTTTGAAGAGGCCaccttcttcagcctcaaaggggAG gtTTGCTGGTGTATGCAACGTCTTCAGCTGGCAGAGACAATGATGAGGGAGGCTTTGAGCTTGCTCAGAAGGAACTTCCCCGAGACCTCCCCTGGCGCCTTTGTCAAGGCTCAGGTGGAAAAGTTGCCTTGTGTCGCTTACGTGAgagcagcctgccttctgcagaagggCCG GATGAAGAGGctggcctggctgctgcagcagagctgctgcctttccttaCTGGAGCGCCTCTTCAGCCTGGAGGGCACTTCCAGCGGATGGAGGTTCTCCCGCCTGGCAGCGCGCATGAAGGCCAACACGGACAGGGCGTTGGACTCCT GTGCAGATGCCGTTGTAGAGGCCGTGGCAGACACAGATACCGCTGCAGACGCCCTTGCAGAAACCAG ATGTAGACAAAACCGGAGTGCAGAGAGCATTGCAGATGCCCTTGCAGACAGAGGGAGCGTTGCTGATGCAGGTACCATTTCAGAGGAAGGCATCTTTGGGGATGCCGGTGCGGATGCAGATAAAATTGAAGATGGAAACGCAGATGGAGACCACGTTGCAGGTGCTGTTGCAG AAAGATGA